GATACTATCAGTTTCTCAGATATGGATAAAAATGAGATCCTGAAATATGCAGCTTCTGTTGAATCAAGTTCAGAGCATCCTCTTGCAAAGGGTATTGTATCCTCTGTAGATCAGACACATCCTCTGAACAACTTTGAAGCATTACCTGGCAAGGGTGCCCGGGGTCTGGTCAATGAAAAAGATGTGAAGGTAGTAAGTCCAGGATACCTGAAAGAAAAAAGCATTGAATATCCGGCAAGTGAGCTTGATAAACTATCCGAGCAGGGTAAAACCGTGGTCTTTGTTCTCATAGATGATCAGCTAAAAGGTGCCATTGCACTGGCAGATATCATCCGTCCTGAATCAAAAAAGACAATTGAATACCTCAGGAACAGGAATATTGAATGCCTGATGATAACCGGTGACAATGAGAGAGTGGCAAAATGGGTATCTGAAGAAATCGGGCTGGATGAATATTTTGCTGAAGTACTGCCGGATGAAAAAGCAAAAAAGGTTAAGGAAATACAGGAAAGGGGAATGAAAGTTGCAATGACAGGTGATGGAATAAATGATGCACCTGCCCTTGCCCAGGCTGATGTTGGTATAGCTGTCGGGGCCGGAACCGATGTGGCCATTGAAACTGCAGACATCATCCTTGTACGAAGCAATCCTGCAGACGTCCTTGCATGTATTGAGCTTTCAGGAGCCACATACAGAAAGATGATCCAGAATCTTTTCTGGGCAACCGGTTACAATGCAGTAGCTATTCCTCTTGCTGCAGGCATCCTTTATAATCAGGGAATTTTGCTTTCCCCGGCTGTGGGAGCGATCTTGATGTCCCTGAGTACAGTTATTGTAGCAATCAATGCCCAGTTGCTGAAAATATGAGCGGATTTCGAAGAGTATATGTATTGTAATCTTCATGTACTCATATCATATTTAAATTACAATCAAGTAAGTGGAAGGGATATTATGGAACTAAACGGCGTTGAAATTGAAGATACATTTGCAGAAGCATTTCCTATAAAAATGGGACGCGTACTGATAACAGCAGCTACCAGAAAATGGGCCGAAGTTGCTGCCCAGGAAGCTACTGGCTTTGGGACCTCTGTTATCATGTGTCCTGCAGAAGCTGGTATTGAAAGATTTGTAAGCGGTGACAGTACACCAGATGGAAGGCCAGGAGTATACATTCAGATCTGTACCTTTGGCTATAAATCTCTGGAAGAACAGCTCCTGGAAAGACTTGGTCAGTGCGTGCTCACAGCACCAACCACAGCAATGTACAATGGTCTTCCTGATGCTGAGAAACAGTTTGATACGGGATTCAAGCTAAAGTTCTTTGCAGACGGTATGGAATCAGAGGATGAAATGAATGGAAGAAAGGTGTACAGAATACCACTGATGGAAGGAGATTTCATTGCAGAGCATTCGGTGGGAGCTGTTGAAGGCGTAGCTGGTGGAAATTTCTTCATTCTTGGTGACTGTCAGATGAGTGCACTAACAGCAGCTGAAGTTGCTGTTGATGCCATACAGCAGACAGAAGGATCAATTACTCCTTTCCCGGGAGGTATCGTGGCAAGTGGTTCAAAGCCAGGTGCCAATAAGTATAAGTTCCTGAAGGCAAC
Above is a genomic segment from Methanosalsum zhilinae DSM 4017 containing:
- the fhcD gene encoding formylmethanofuran--tetrahydromethanopterin N-formyltransferase, with protein sequence MELNGVEIEDTFAEAFPIKMGRVLITAATRKWAEVAAQEATGFGTSVIMCPAEAGIERFVSGDSTPDGRPGVYIQICTFGYKSLEEQLLERLGQCVLTAPTTAMYNGLPDAEKQFDTGFKLKFFADGMESEDEMNGRKVYRIPLMEGDFIAEHSVGAVEGVAGGNFFILGDCQMSALTAAEVAVDAIQQTEGSITPFPGGIVASGSKPGANKYKFLKATANERFCPSIKDKIEDTQVPEDVNGIYEIVINGLDVDAVSTAMAAGIKAAVKIPGIKKITAGNYGGNLGPYKFNLHEIL